In a genomic window of Chrysemys picta bellii isolate R12L10 chromosome 1, ASM1138683v2, whole genome shotgun sequence:
- the GALR3 gene encoding galanin receptor type 3 isoform X2, giving the protein MPESWNASSNSLEVRAAGIIVPVVFSLIFLLGTVGNGLVLAVLLHNGQVKYNTTNLFILNLAMADLCFIICCVPFQATIYTLDGWLFGSFACKAVHFFIYLTMYASSFTLAAVSVDRYLAIRYPLKSRDLRTSWNAAVAIIVIWTLSLLFAGPYLSYYQIVHYHGVPICVPIWEDQRRKILDILTFVFGYLLPVVVVSLAYARTIKFLWTSVDPIERISESRKAKCKVTKMIVAVAIIFCLCWLPHHLVILCFWFGYFPFNRATYACRLASHCLSYANSCLNPIVYALISKHFRKKFKQVFTCLLFQNKSRKKKRAGNKVHVTNVANNAAGVYGGNTEVTQIQEENARCCQGPLRKGAEDTHLPEAWTHQLQDATVSAQRGLLAEESSVTTGNPLAVTSPGRPQGLLTVH; this is encoded by the exons ATGCCAGAGAGCTGGAATGCCTCCTCCAACAGCCTGGAGGTGCGTGCTGCGGGCATCATCGTGCCGGTGGTCTTCTCCCTCATCTTCCTTCTGGGCACAGTGGGGAATGGGCTGGTGCTGGCCGTGCTGCTGCACAATGGCCAGGTGAAGTACAATACCACCAACTTGTTCATCCTCAACCTGGCCATGGCAGACCTCTGCTTCATCATCTGCTGCGTCCCCTTCCAAGCCACCATCTACACACTGGACGGGTGGCTCTTTGGCTCCTTTGCCTGCAAGGCTGTGCACTTCTTCATCTACCTCACTATGTATGCCAGCAGCTTCACCCTGGCAGCCGTCTCTGTTGACAG GTACCTGGCCATTCGCTACCCACTGAAATCCCGGGATCTCCGGACCTCCTGGAATGCAGCGGTTGCCATCATAGTGATCTGGACTCTGTCACTGCTCTTTGCAGGGCCCTACCTCAGCTACTACCAGATTGTCCACTACCACGGGGTGCCCATCTGTGTCCCCATCTGGGAGGACCAACGCCGGAAGATCCTGGACATCCTCACCTTTGTGTTTGGGTACCTCCTGCCTGTGGTTGTCGTGAGCTTGGCTTATGCCAGGACCATCAAGTTCCTGTGGACCTCCGTAGACCCCATCGAGAGAATCTCAGAGTCCCGTAAGGCCAAGTGCAAGGTCACCAAGATGATTGTGGCTGTGGCCATAATCTTCTGCCTCTGCTGGCTGCCCCACCACCTGGTCATCCTATGCTTTTGGTTTGGCTACTTCCCCTTCAACCGAGCCACCTATGCCTGCCGCCTGGCCTCCCACTGCCTGTCGTATGCCAACTCCTGCCTCAACCCCATCGTCTATGCCCTCATCTCTAAGCATTTCCGCAAGAAGTTCAAGCAAGTCTTCACTTGCCTCCTCTTTCAGAACAAGAGCCGGAAGAAGAAGAGAGCTGGCAATAAAGTCCACGTAACCAATGTGGCCAACAATGCTGCAGGTGTGTATGGAGGTAACACCGAGGTCACCCAGATCCAGGAGGAAAATGCCAGGTGCTGCCAGGGCCCGCTGCGGAAAGGCGCTGAAGACACCCATCTCCCTGAGGCATGGACTCATCAGCTACAGGACGCCACTGTCTCTGCTCAGAGAGGACTGCTGGCTGAAGAAAGTTCTGTAACAACTGGCAACCCACTGGCTGTGACCTCACCAGGGAGACCTCAGGGCCTGCTGACCGTCCACTGA
- the ANKRD54 gene encoding ankyrin repeat domain-containing protein 54 isoform X3 gives MDGAGAGGAVAASDEEPSPPGGGFALAEFGAALRGPPEALGPASLGYLHVLWQRDPPAGKIPARRQRRAARLHRALGPTGKEIHALKRLRESANANDLETVQLLLDHGADPNQRDGLGNTALHLAACTNHVPVITLLLRGGARVDALDRAGRTPLHLAKSKLNILQEGLSQSLEAVRLEVKQIIQMLREYLERLGQHEQREQLDDLCSRLQMTSTKEQVDEVTDLLASFTSLSLQMQKMEKR, from the exons ATGGACGGCGCTGGCGCTGGCGGGGCCGTGGCGGCCTCGGACGAGGAGCCGAGTCCCCCGGGGGGCGGGTTCGCGCTGGCGGAGTTCGGGGCCGCGCTGCGAGGCCCCCCGGAGGCGCTGGGCCCGGCCTCGCTCGGCTACCTGCACGTCCTGTGGCAGCGCGACCCGCCGGCGGGCAAGATCCCCGCCCGCCGCCAGCGCAGGGCCGCCCGGCTGCACCGCGCCCTGGGGCCCACGGGCAAAGAGATCCACG CTCTGAAACGATTGAGAGAATCCGCCAATGCTAACGACTTAGAAACAG TGCAGTTGCTTTTGGACCATGGGGCAGACCCGAACCAGAGAGATGGACTGGGGAACACTGCATTACACTTGG CTGCCTGCACgaaccatgttcctgtcatcacCCTGCTGCTGCGCGGAG GAGCCAGAGTCGATGCCTTGGATCGAGCCGGGAGAACTCCTCTGCACCTCGCCAAGTCCAAGCTGAACATCCTGCAGGAAGGGCTCTCTCAGAGCCTGGAGGCCGTGCGCCTTGAAGTGAAGCAG ATTATCCAGATGTTGCGGGAATACCTGGAGCGCCTTGGGCAGCATGAGCAGCGGGAGCAGTTGGATGATCTCTGCTCCAGGTTGCAGATGACCAGTACTAAGGAGCAG GTGGATGAGGTCACTGACCTCCTGGCCAGCTTCACCTCACTCAGTCTACAGATGCAGAAGATGGAGAAGAGGTAA
- the ANKRD54 gene encoding ankyrin repeat domain-containing protein 54 isoform X2, giving the protein MDGAGAGGAVAASDEEPSPPGGGFALAEFGAALRGPPEALGPASLGYLHVLWQRDPPAGKIPARRQRRAARLHRALGPTGKEIHALKRLRESANANDLETVQQLLEDGVDPCAADDKGRTALHFASCNGNDRIAACTNHVPVITLLLRGGARVDALDRAGRTPLHLAKSKLNILQEGLSQSLEAVRLEVKQIIQMLREYLERLGQHEQREQLDDLCSRLQMTSTKEQVDEVTDLLASFTSLSLQMQKMEKR; this is encoded by the exons ATGGACGGCGCTGGCGCTGGCGGGGCCGTGGCGGCCTCGGACGAGGAGCCGAGTCCCCCGGGGGGCGGGTTCGCGCTGGCGGAGTTCGGGGCCGCGCTGCGAGGCCCCCCGGAGGCGCTGGGCCCGGCCTCGCTCGGCTACCTGCACGTCCTGTGGCAGCGCGACCCGCCGGCGGGCAAGATCCCCGCCCGCCGCCAGCGCAGGGCCGCCCGGCTGCACCGCGCCCTGGGGCCCACGGGCAAAGAGATCCACG CTCTGAAACGATTGAGAGAATCCGCCAATGCTAACGACTTAGAAACAG TGCAGCAACTCTTAGAAGATGGGGTTGACCCCTGTGCTGCAGATGACAAAGGCCGTACAGCCCTGCACTTTGCCTCCTGCAATGGCAATGATCGCATCG CTGCCTGCACgaaccatgttcctgtcatcacCCTGCTGCTGCGCGGAG GAGCCAGAGTCGATGCCTTGGATCGAGCCGGGAGAACTCCTCTGCACCTCGCCAAGTCCAAGCTGAACATCCTGCAGGAAGGGCTCTCTCAGAGCCTGGAGGCCGTGCGCCTTGAAGTGAAGCAG ATTATCCAGATGTTGCGGGAATACCTGGAGCGCCTTGGGCAGCATGAGCAGCGGGAGCAGTTGGATGATCTCTGCTCCAGGTTGCAGATGACCAGTACTAAGGAGCAG GTGGATGAGGTCACTGACCTCCTGGCCAGCTTCACCTCACTCAGTCTACAGATGCAGAAGATGGAGAAGAGGTAA
- the GALR3 gene encoding galanin receptor type 3 isoform X1, which yields MGRWTPGEAGRGGVNSGASLPASGAARRAPRRSAGKEGARGGPAPRGRGAAQANSGSLWPVGRERERDRSAPARGAGPLSDGEMPESWNASSNSLEVRAAGIIVPVVFSLIFLLGTVGNGLVLAVLLHNGQVKYNTTNLFILNLAMADLCFIICCVPFQATIYTLDGWLFGSFACKAVHFFIYLTMYASSFTLAAVSVDRYLAIRYPLKSRDLRTSWNAAVAIIVIWTLSLLFAGPYLSYYQIVHYHGVPICVPIWEDQRRKILDILTFVFGYLLPVVVVSLAYARTIKFLWTSVDPIERISESRKAKCKVTKMIVAVAIIFCLCWLPHHLVILCFWFGYFPFNRATYACRLASHCLSYANSCLNPIVYALISKHFRKKFKQVFTCLLFQNKSRKKKRAGNKVHVTNVANNAAGVYGGNTEVTQIQEENARCCQGPLRKGAEDTHLPEAWTHQLQDATVSAQRGLLAEESSVTTGNPLAVTSPGRPQGLLTVH from the exons ATGGGGCGCTGGACCCCTGGCGAGGCCGGGCGCGGAGGGGTTAACTCCGGCGCCAGCCTCCCGgcgagcggagcagcgcggcggGCTCCGCGGCGGagcgctgggaaggagggagccaGAGGGGGCCCCGCGCCACGTGGGAGAGGCGCAGCTCAGGCAAACTCCGGGTCCCTCTGGCccgtggggagggagcgggagcgGGATCGCAGCGCCCCGGCGCGAGGCGCAG gcccACTGTCTGATGGGGAGATGCCAGAGAGCTGGAATGCCTCCTCCAACAGCCTGGAGGTGCGTGCTGCGGGCATCATCGTGCCGGTGGTCTTCTCCCTCATCTTCCTTCTGGGCACAGTGGGGAATGGGCTGGTGCTGGCCGTGCTGCTGCACAATGGCCAGGTGAAGTACAATACCACCAACTTGTTCATCCTCAACCTGGCCATGGCAGACCTCTGCTTCATCATCTGCTGCGTCCCCTTCCAAGCCACCATCTACACACTGGACGGGTGGCTCTTTGGCTCCTTTGCCTGCAAGGCTGTGCACTTCTTCATCTACCTCACTATGTATGCCAGCAGCTTCACCCTGGCAGCCGTCTCTGTTGACAG GTACCTGGCCATTCGCTACCCACTGAAATCCCGGGATCTCCGGACCTCCTGGAATGCAGCGGTTGCCATCATAGTGATCTGGACTCTGTCACTGCTCTTTGCAGGGCCCTACCTCAGCTACTACCAGATTGTCCACTACCACGGGGTGCCCATCTGTGTCCCCATCTGGGAGGACCAACGCCGGAAGATCCTGGACATCCTCACCTTTGTGTTTGGGTACCTCCTGCCTGTGGTTGTCGTGAGCTTGGCTTATGCCAGGACCATCAAGTTCCTGTGGACCTCCGTAGACCCCATCGAGAGAATCTCAGAGTCCCGTAAGGCCAAGTGCAAGGTCACCAAGATGATTGTGGCTGTGGCCATAATCTTCTGCCTCTGCTGGCTGCCCCACCACCTGGTCATCCTATGCTTTTGGTTTGGCTACTTCCCCTTCAACCGAGCCACCTATGCCTGCCGCCTGGCCTCCCACTGCCTGTCGTATGCCAACTCCTGCCTCAACCCCATCGTCTATGCCCTCATCTCTAAGCATTTCCGCAAGAAGTTCAAGCAAGTCTTCACTTGCCTCCTCTTTCAGAACAAGAGCCGGAAGAAGAAGAGAGCTGGCAATAAAGTCCACGTAACCAATGTGGCCAACAATGCTGCAGGTGTGTATGGAGGTAACACCGAGGTCACCCAGATCCAGGAGGAAAATGCCAGGTGCTGCCAGGGCCCGCTGCGGAAAGGCGCTGAAGACACCCATCTCCCTGAGGCATGGACTCATCAGCTACAGGACGCCACTGTCTCTGCTCAGAGAGGACTGCTGGCTGAAGAAAGTTCTGTAACAACTGGCAACCCACTGGCTGTGACCTCACCAGGGAGACCTCAGGGCCTGCTGACCGTCCACTGA
- the LOC101952693 gene encoding noggin-like — protein MEMARVGFIYLLLLGSWAQGPLPSGASLLSQEGDLPLSEDLLLPEKIGETTPPNPDIHLIRSKPSAHVRPYSLSRSPNDYHYSPKPKHLRAPRLLKLLGPSYDPFWMSPQDPRSRNTSLEQLGTLSQDLADGTSRYRKKLLQEAENVELPVLLPPEEGMASNLSQAVANRLRQWLVDSATCHLTSSWVDLGPVFWPRWVRHTECDTSHTGCSWPPGMTCRPAQFTHIKLLVWHCWMSKDPAIDTGRILQQCTWRQIPYPVVSACKCSCR, from the coding sequence ATGGAGATGGCCAGAGTAGGTTTCAtttacctgctgctgctggggagctgggcccaggggcctcttccctctggagcctctctcctctcccaggagggagaCCTTCCTCTAAGTGAGGACCTTCTGCTGCCTGAGAAGATCGGTGAGACCACCCCACCCAATCCTGACATCCACCTCATCCGGAGCAAGCCATCTGCCCACGTGAGGCCATATAGCCTGTCCCGCTCTCCGAATGACTACCACTACTCCCCCAAGCCCAAGCATCTCAGGGCCCCTCGGTTGTTGAAGCTGCTGGGCCCCTCATACGACCCCTTCTGGATGTCCCCACAGGATCCACGAAGCCGCAACACCAGTCTGGAGCAGCTGGGCACCCTGAGCCAGGACCTGGCCGATGGCACCAGCCGTTACCGGAagaagctgctgcaggaggctgAAAATGTGGAGCTCCCTGTCCTGCTGCCCCCTGAGGAGGGGATGGCCAGCAACCTAAGCCAAGCTGTCGCCAACCGCCTCCGTCAGTGGCTGGTGGACAGCGCCACCTGCCACCTGACCTCATCCTGGGTGGATCTGGGGCCTGTCTTCTGGCCACGTTGGGTCCGCCACACAGAGTGTGACACTTCCCACACTGGCTGCTCCTGGCCTCCTGGCATGACCTGCCGTCCTGCCCAGTTCACCCACATCAAGCTCCTGGTCTGGCACTGCTGGATGAGCAAGGACCCAGCCATAGACACGGGCAGGATTCTCCAGCAATGCACCTGGAGGCAGATCCCCTACCCAGTAGTGTCTGCTTGCAAGTGCTCCTGTCGGTAA
- the ANKRD54 gene encoding ankyrin repeat domain-containing protein 54 isoform X1 → MDGAGAGGAVAASDEEPSPPGGGFALAEFGAALRGPPEALGPASLGYLHVLWQRDPPAGKIPARRQRRAARLHRALGPTGKEIHALKRLRESANANDLETVQQLLEDGVDPCAADDKGRTALHFASCNGNDRIVQLLLDHGADPNQRDGLGNTALHLAACTNHVPVITLLLRGGARVDALDRAGRTPLHLAKSKLNILQEGLSQSLEAVRLEVKQIIQMLREYLERLGQHEQREQLDDLCSRLQMTSTKEQVDEVTDLLASFTSLSLQMQKMEKR, encoded by the exons ATGGACGGCGCTGGCGCTGGCGGGGCCGTGGCGGCCTCGGACGAGGAGCCGAGTCCCCCGGGGGGCGGGTTCGCGCTGGCGGAGTTCGGGGCCGCGCTGCGAGGCCCCCCGGAGGCGCTGGGCCCGGCCTCGCTCGGCTACCTGCACGTCCTGTGGCAGCGCGACCCGCCGGCGGGCAAGATCCCCGCCCGCCGCCAGCGCAGGGCCGCCCGGCTGCACCGCGCCCTGGGGCCCACGGGCAAAGAGATCCACG CTCTGAAACGATTGAGAGAATCCGCCAATGCTAACGACTTAGAAACAG TGCAGCAACTCTTAGAAGATGGGGTTGACCCCTGTGCTGCAGATGACAAAGGCCGTACAGCCCTGCACTTTGCCTCCTGCAATGGCAATGATCGCATCG TGCAGTTGCTTTTGGACCATGGGGCAGACCCGAACCAGAGAGATGGACTGGGGAACACTGCATTACACTTGG CTGCCTGCACgaaccatgttcctgtcatcacCCTGCTGCTGCGCGGAG GAGCCAGAGTCGATGCCTTGGATCGAGCCGGGAGAACTCCTCTGCACCTCGCCAAGTCCAAGCTGAACATCCTGCAGGAAGGGCTCTCTCAGAGCCTGGAGGCCGTGCGCCTTGAAGTGAAGCAG ATTATCCAGATGTTGCGGGAATACCTGGAGCGCCTTGGGCAGCATGAGCAGCGGGAGCAGTTGGATGATCTCTGCTCCAGGTTGCAGATGACCAGTACTAAGGAGCAG GTGGATGAGGTCACTGACCTCCTGGCCAGCTTCACCTCACTCAGTCTACAGATGCAGAAGATGGAGAAGAGGTAA